One Salvia splendens isolate huo1 chromosome 12, SspV2, whole genome shotgun sequence genomic window carries:
- the LOC121759490 gene encoding chromatin remodeling protein EBS-like isoform X1 produces the protein MAKTKPGKKDLDSYSIKGTNKIVRPGDCVLMRPSDSDKAPYVAKVENIEADHRNNVKVRVRWYYRPEESIGGRRQFHGVKELFLSDHFDVQSAHTIEGKCIVHNFKNYTKLENVGTEDYFCRFEYKAATGGFTPDRVAVYCKCEMPYNPDDLMVQCEGCKDWFHPSCMGMAIEEAKKLDHFLCSDCSSDDDAKRSLNSFPVSPADEGKVEPKRRKR, from the exons ATGGCAAAGACGAAGCCCGGGAAAAAGGACCTTGATTCTTACAGCATTAAGGGCACCAACAAAATCGTCAGAC CGGGAGATTGTGTGTTAATGAGACCATCCGACTCAGACAAGGCCCCGTACGTGGCCAAAGTGGAGAATATCGAAGCTGACCATAGGAACAATGTGAAAGTACGTGTGAGATGGTACTACCGCCCCGAGGAATCCATAGGGGGCCGCAGGCAGTTCCATGGCGTGAAGGAGCTCTTCTTGTCCGACCACTTCGACGTGCAGAGTGCTCACACTATCGAAGGCAAATGCATTGTGCATAACTTCAAGAATTACACCAAGCTTGAGAATGTCGGCACAGAGGATTACTTTTGTAGGTTTGAGTACAAGGCTGCGACTGGAGGCTTTACTCCTGACCGTGTGGCTGT GTATTGCAAATGCGAGATGCCTTACAACCCTGACGATCTCATGGTGCAGTGTGAGGGGTGCAAGGACTG GTTTCATCCTTCGTGTATGGGCATGGCCATTGAAGAAGCGAAGAAATTGGACCATTTCTTATGCTCTGATTGTTCATCAGATGATGATGCCAAAAGGTCTTTAAACTCTTTTCCGGTCTCACCTGCTGATGAGGGAAAG GTGGAGCCGAAGCGCAGAAAGAGGTGA
- the LOC121759490 gene encoding chromatin remodeling protein EBS-like isoform X2, which yields MFHSSGDCVLMRPSDSDKAPYVAKVENIEADHRNNVKVRVRWYYRPEESIGGRRQFHGVKELFLSDHFDVQSAHTIEGKCIVHNFKNYTKLENVGTEDYFCRFEYKAATGGFTPDRVAVYCKCEMPYNPDDLMVQCEGCKDWFHPSCMGMAIEEAKKLDHFLCSDCSSDDDAKRSLNSFPVSPADEGKVEPKRRKR from the exons ATGTTTCATTCAT CGGGAGATTGTGTGTTAATGAGACCATCCGACTCAGACAAGGCCCCGTACGTGGCCAAAGTGGAGAATATCGAAGCTGACCATAGGAACAATGTGAAAGTACGTGTGAGATGGTACTACCGCCCCGAGGAATCCATAGGGGGCCGCAGGCAGTTCCATGGCGTGAAGGAGCTCTTCTTGTCCGACCACTTCGACGTGCAGAGTGCTCACACTATCGAAGGCAAATGCATTGTGCATAACTTCAAGAATTACACCAAGCTTGAGAATGTCGGCACAGAGGATTACTTTTGTAGGTTTGAGTACAAGGCTGCGACTGGAGGCTTTACTCCTGACCGTGTGGCTGT GTATTGCAAATGCGAGATGCCTTACAACCCTGACGATCTCATGGTGCAGTGTGAGGGGTGCAAGGACTG GTTTCATCCTTCGTGTATGGGCATGGCCATTGAAGAAGCGAAGAAATTGGACCATTTCTTATGCTCTGATTGTTCATCAGATGATGATGCCAAAAGGTCTTTAAACTCTTTTCCGGTCTCACCTGCTGATGAGGGAAAG GTGGAGCCGAAGCGCAGAAAGAGGTGA
- the LOC121756857 gene encoding serine/threonine protein phosphatase 2A 59 kDa regulatory subunit B' gamma isoform-like gives MIKQIFGKLPKKQSPKQSQFESDASILDLNPGPPLSSRNGMSLPVAPTVRGSPTLLNYVAACKALPSLSDASSSERQSVFIKKLNLCCVVFDFTDSSFHMEKDAKRGLLLQLLEYFSLVNSKFSEIVMNEITKMLVANLFRALPSTNPDSKLVGEVYDPEDDEPVLEPSWHHLQLVYEFFLRFVSSSETDAKLAKRYIDHSFVLRLLDLFDSEDQREREYLKTILHRIYGKFMVHRPFIRKSINNIFYHFMFESEKHNGIAELLEILGSIINGFALPLKEEHKLFLVRVLIPLHKPKQMCAYHQQLSYCVTQFVEKDVKLADTVIRGLLKYWPVTNSSKEVMFISEIEEVLETMLAPEFQRVMVPLFHQIGRCINSFHFQVAERALFLWNNDNIRSLIIQNQDVILPIILPCIEKSIRGHWNHVVQSLTWNVRKVFMDADQSFFDQCLAKFNEYEAKEKEMLERRVSNWKWLEDIAAAKPLRNEPLPVSIFPSSVAIGS, from the exons ATGATTAAGCAAATATTCGGCAAGCTTCCGAAGAAACAATCTCCGAAGCAGTCTCAGTTTGAATCCGACGCTTCAATTCTCGATTTGAATCCGGGCCCACCACTGTCGTCCAGAAATGGTATGTCTCTCCCGGTGGCGCCTACGGTGCGTGGGAGCCCTACATTGTTGAATTACGTGGCTGCTTGCAAGGCGTTGCCGAGCTTGAGCGACGCCTCAAGCTCGGAACGGCAGAGTGTGTTCATCAAAAAGCTGAATTTGTGCTGTGTGGTGTTTGATTTTACTGACTCCTCCTTTCATATGGAGAAGGATGCTAAGAGGGGTTTGCTCCTCCAGCTGTTGGAGTATTTCTCGTTGGTGAATTCGAAGTTCAGTGAGATTGTGATGAACGAGATCACGAAGATGCTGGTGGCGAATCTGTTTAGGGCATTGCCTTCTACGAATCCGGATAGTAAGCTGGTGGGTGAAGTGTATGATCCGGAGGATGACGAGCCGGTCTTGGAGCCTTCTTGGCATCATCTTCAGCTCGTGTACGAGTTCTTCCTGAGGTTCGTGTCCTCCTCCGAGACGGATGCTAAGCTTGCCAAGAGATACATTGACCATTCTTTCGTGCTGAGATTGTTGGATCTTTTTGACTCGGAGGAtcagagggagagggagtacTTGAAGACGATTCTGCATCGTATATACGGGAAGTTTATGGTGCATAGGCCGTTTATCAGGAAGTCGATCAATaacattttctatcatttcatGTTTGAGTCGGAGAAGCATAATGGGATTGCGGAGTTGCTAGAGATATTAGGGAGTATTATTAATGGCTTTGCTCTGCCTCTGAAGGAGGAGCATAAGCTTTTTCTTGTGCGTGTGTTGATTCCACTTCATAAACCAAAGCAAATGTGCGCGTATCATCAGCAGCTGTCTTATTGTGTAACTCAATTTGTCGAGAAAGATGTGAAGTTAGCTGATACAGTGATCAGAGGTCTTCTGAAGTACTGGCCTGTGACTAATAGCTCCAAGGAGGTTATGTTTATCAGTGAAATAGAGGAAGTGTTGGAAACTATGCTGGCTCCGGAGTTTCAACGTGTGATGGTCCCTTTGTTCCATCAGATAGGTCGCTGCATCAACAGCTTCCATTTTCAG GTAGCTGAGCGTGCCCTCTTCCTGTGGAACAACGACAACATAAGAAGTTTGATCATTCAAAACCAAGATGTCATACTCCCTATAATACTCCCATGTATTGAGAAGAGCATCCGTGGTCACTGGAACCACGTGGTTCAGAGCCTAACATGGAACGTGCGCAAGGTATTCATGGATGCTGATCAATCGTTCTTTGATCAGTGCTTGGCCAAGTTCAACGAATACGAAGCCAAGGAGAAGGAAATGCTGGAAAGACGAGTATCAAACTGGAAATGGTTGGAAGACATAGCCGCTGCCAAACCCCTCAGAAACGAGCCTCTGCCCGTGTCCATTTTCCCTTCCTCTGTCGCTATAGGGAGCTGA
- the LOC121759257 gene encoding protein NRT1/ PTR FAMILY 6.4-like, with the protein MVFVDNHGSKDEGAMVDFRGKQVDKSKTGGWLAAGLILGTELSERVCVMGISMNLVTYLVGELHLSSAKSANIVTNFMGTLNLLGLLGGFVADAKLGRYMTVAIAASVTALGVTMLTLATTIPSMRPPPCTDPRREPCVEANGRQLAMLYTALYTIALGGGGIKSNVSGFGSDQFDSSDPKEEKAMIYFFNRFYFCISLGSLFAVTVLVYIQDNVGRGWGYGISAGTMIIAVGVLLAGTTLYRYKQAQGSPLTVIWRVVSSAWRRRRLPYPPQPDMLNEYFSATVPHSNKLRCLDKASVTEAEGDKGATTGKLATVTQVEEVKMVVMLLPIWSTCILFWTVYSQMNTFTIEQATFMNRNIGSFEIPAGSFSFFLFISILLFTSLNERLLVPLARRVTHTKQGLSSLQRVGMGLVFSVFGMAASALVEMKRRDAFVNDGLRIRAFWLVPQFFLVGAGEAFAYVGQLEFFIREAPERMKSMSTGLFLSTLSMGFFVSSLLVTLVDSVTNKKWLMSDLNRGKLDKFYWMLALLGILNFLVFLLFAMRHRYKVQNYVVPKLDGEDDLKESTSINAGKIAAEVATEVP; encoded by the exons ATG GTTTTTGTTGATAATCATGGTAGCAAAGATGAAGGAGCTATGGTGGATTTTCGTGGAAAACAGGTCGATAAATCGAAAACCGGTGGTTGGCTGGCAGCCGGGCTCATTTTAG GAACGGAACTCTCCGAGAGGGTTTGCGTGATGGGGATATCGATGAATCTCGTGACGTACCTCGTTGGAGAATTGCATCTTTCGTCGGCAAAATCGGCGAACATCGTGACAAATTTCATGGGAACTCTCAATTTACTCGGCCTCCTCGGAGGCTTCGTCGCCGACGCCAAACTCGGCCGTTACATGACGGTTGCTATCGCGGCATCCGTCACAGCTTTg GGTGTGACAATGTTGACATTGGCCACCACCATCCCCAGCATGAGGCCTCCTCCCTGCACGGATCCACGGAGGGAGCCGTGCGTGGAGGCCAACGGGCGCCAGCTGGCCATGCTCTACACGGCCCTCTACACGATCGCGTTGGGGGGAGGAGGCATCAAGTCTAACGTCTCCGGCTTCGGATCTGACCAGTTTGACTCGTCTGATCCGAAGGAGGAGAAGGCCATGATATACTTTTTCAACAGATTCTATTTCTGCATTAGCCTCGGGTCCCTGTTCGCGGTCACGGTTTTGGTCTACATTCAAGACAATGTGGGGAGAGGGTGGGGCTACGGGATCTCGGCCGGGACGATGATCATCGCAGTTGGGGTGTTGCTAGCGGGGACCACTTTGTACCGCTACAAACAGGCCCAGGGAAGCCCGCTGACCGTGATATGGCGCGTCGTCTCCTCCGCGTGGAGGAGACGACGACTCCCGTATCCTCCTCAACCCGACATGTTGAATGAGTACTTCAGTGCCACAGTTCCTCATTCGAataaacttcg GTGTTTGGACAAGGCGTCGGTGACCGAGGCCGAGGGAGACAAAGGCGCGACGACAGGGAAACTCGCAACCGTTACTCAAGTTGAGGAAGTGAAGATGGTAGTAATGCTCCTACCAATTTGGTCCACTTGCATTCTTTTCTGGACAGTCTACTCCCAAATGAACACATTCACCATTGAGCAAGCCACCTTCATGAACCGGAACATCGGCAGTTTCGAGATCCCGGCCGGAAGcttctccttcttcctcttcatctCGATCCTCCTCTTCACGTCCCTCAACGAGAGGCTCCTCGTCCCCCTAGCCCGTCGCGTCACCCACACGAAACAAGGCCTGTCCTCCCTCCAGAGGGTCGGGATGGGCCTTGTTTTCTCCGTATTCGGCATGGCAGCCTCGGCCCTCGTGGAGATGAAGAGGAGGGATGCCTTCGTAAACGACGGCCTTAGAATCCGCGCCTTCTGGCTCGTGCCCCAGTTCTTCCTAGTGGGGGCCGGGGAGGCCTTCGCCTACGTGGGCCAGCTCGAATTCTTCATTCGAGAGGCCCCAGAGAGGATGAAGTCCATGAGCACGGGGCTGTTTCTCAGCACCCTGTCCATGGGCTTCTTCGTCAGCAGCCTGCTCGTCACGCTGGTCGACAGCGTGACGAACAAAAAGTGGCTGATGAGTGACCTCAATAGAGGGAAGTTGGATAAATTCTATTGGATGCTTGCACTTTTGGGGatattgaattttttggtgtttcTTTTGTTTGCAATGAGGCATAGATACAAGGTGCAGAACTATGTTGTACCTAAGCTTGATGGGGAAGATGATCTCAAGGAAAGTACAAGCATTAATGCAGGCAAGATTGCAGCTGAGGTTGCAACAGAAGTGCCTTAA
- the LOC121756959 gene encoding fatty acid hydroperoxide lyase, chloroplastic-like, whose protein sequence is MNATLSGAAISPSAVPQRAAIPGSYGWPVIGPLSDRLQYFWLQGPQKFFANRMEKYESTVFRTNVPPTFPFFVGVNPNVVAVLDVKSFSHLFDTELVDKTNILVGDFMPSVKYTGGIRVCAYLDTTEAKHGQIKSFAIDILKRSSSKWVSSMVTTLDATWDSLESQLAAAGDGGSASYILPLQEFLFAFLSLTLLGADASAFPEIKKCGHIYLDLWLGVQLLPTIPINVVQPLEEIFLHSFSYPFWLVKSSYEKLTRFVENGAAETVARAQTEFNLTKEEAIHNLLFTLGFNAFGGFTLFFLSLLGRLGENPSVHEELRREVRGKLSNNVLSFETVKEMDLVNSFVYETLRLDPPVPQQFGRARKDFDLTSHNAVYEIKKGELLCGFQPLVMRDPKIFENPEDFVYNRFSKKNGGNKLLEYLFWSNGPQMGTPGPSASNKQCAAKDAVPQTAAVFLAYLFQRYDEISISSGSITALKRAK, encoded by the exons ATGAATGCAACACTCTCAGGGGCGGCGATATCGCCATCAGCCGTCCCTCAGCGTGCAGCGATCCCCGGTAGCTACGGCTGGCCGGTGATCGGGCCGCTGTCGGACCGCCTGCAGTACTTCTGGCTGCAGGGGCCGCAGAAGTTTTTCGCAAATCGGATGGAGAAGTACGAGAGCACGGTGTTCCGTACGAACGTCCCGCCGACGTTCCCGTTCTTCGTCGGCGTCAACCCGAACGTGGTGGCGGTGCTCGACGTGAAGTCGTTCAGCCACCTCTTCGACACGGAGCTCGTCGACAAGACGAACATCCTTGTCGGAGATTTCATGCCTAGTGTTAAGTACACCGGAGGAATTAGGGTTTGTGCTTATCTTGATACCACAGAAGCTAAACATGGCCAA ATCAAATCCTTCGCCATAGACATCTTAAAACGGAGCTCGAGCAAATGGGTTTCGTCCATGGTCACCACGCTCGACGCCACGTGGGATTCCCTCGAGTCCCAGCTCGCCGCCGCCGGAGACGGCGGCTCAGCCAGCTACATCCTCCCTCTCCAAGAATTCCTCTTCGCATTCCTCAGCCTCACCCTCCTAGGGGCCGACGCCTCCGCCTTCCCGGAGATCAAGAAATGCGGCCACATATATCTCGACCTCTGGCTCGGAGTGCAGCTCCTCCCAACGATACCCATCAACGTCGTGCAGCCCCTCGAGGAGATCTTCCTCCACTCCTTCTCCTACCCCTTCTGGCTCGTCAAATCCAGCTACGAGAAGCTCACGAGGTTCGTAGAGAACGGAGCCGCGGAGACCGTCGCCCGAGCGCAGACCGAGTTCAACCTCACAAAGGAGGAAGCCATCCACAACCTCCTCTTCACGCTCGGGTTCAACGCGTTCGGAGGGTtcaccctcttcttcctctcgcTCCTCGGCAGGCTCGGCGAGAATCCGAGCGTGCACGAGGAGCTGAGGAGGGAGGTGCGAGGGAAGCTCTCAAACAATGTCCTTAGCTTCGAGACGGTGAAGGAGATGGACCTGGTGAATTCGTTCGTGTACGAGACACTAAGATTGGACCCGCCGGTTCCACAGCAGTTCGGCCGAGCCCGAAAGGACTTCGACCTCACCTCACACAACGCGGTGTACGAGATCAAGAAAGGAGAGCTGCTGTGTGGCTTCCAGCCACTAGTGATGAGGGATCCCAAGATATTCGAGAATCCAGAGGACTTCGTGTACAACAGATTCTCGAAGAAAAACGGTGGTAACAAGTTGCTGGAATACCTGTTCTGGTCGAATGGGCCGCAGATGGGGACTCCGGGCCCATCGGCCTCCAACAAGCAGTGTGCAGCCAAGGACGCCGTGCCTCAAACTGCTGCTGTGTTTCTGGCTTACCTGTTTCAGAGATATGATGAGATCTCCATTTCCTCTGGGTCCATCACTGCTCTCAAAAGGGCAAAGTAA
- the LOC121756960 gene encoding uncharacterized protein LOC121756960 encodes MAVRTGVLKAVIGLMAICLAAYIVGPPLYWHLKEGLVSASATCPSCNCDCDALPLLSIPKGLHNASFSECAKHDPDVSEDTQKNFAELLSEELKLREAEALENQQRADMALLEAKKMTSQYQKEADKCNSGMETCEEAREKSEAALLAQKQVTAMWEQRARQKGWKEGSGRAQS; translated from the exons ATGGCGGTGAGGACTGGGGTTTTGAAGGCAGTTATTGGTTTAATGGCGATTTGCTTGGCTGCATATATAGTGGGGCCGCCACTGTATTGGCACTTGAAGGAGGGATTGGTCTCTGCTTCAGCTACTTGCCCTTCTTGTAACTGTGATTGTGATGCTTTGCCCCTTCTCTCAATTCCTAAAG GACTTCATAATGCTTCCTTTTCAG AATGCGCGAAGCACGATCCCGATGTGAGTGAGGACACGCAGAAGAACTTCGCAGAGCTACTATCGGAGGAGTTAAAGCTGCGAGAAGCCGAAGCGTTGGAGAATCAGCAGCGTGCTGACATGGCACTGCTTGAAGCGAAGAAGATGACATCCCAGTACCAGAAAGAGGCCGACAAGTGCAATTCTGGAATGGAGACGTGTGAGGAGGCAAGGGAAAAGTCTGAAGCAGCTTTATTAGCGCAGAAACAGGTGACGGCAATGTGGGAGCAAAGGGCGCGCCAAAAAGGATGGAAAGAAGGAAGCGGCAGGGCTCAATCCTAG
- the LOC121756958 gene encoding NEDD8-activating enzyme E1 regulatory subunit AXR1-like isoform X2, protein MAEPKTKYDRQLRIWGEQGQEALEKSSICLLNCGPTGSETLKNLVLGGVGSITVVDGSKIELGDLGNNYMVDESSVGQSKAKTVCAFLQELNDAVKAKFIEEYPEKLIESNPSFFSQFTLVVATQLVEFSMLKLDRICREANVLLIFARSYGLTGFVRISVKEHAVIESKPDHFLDDLRLNNPWPELRRYAESIDLDTADPVAHKHIPYVIILIKMTEEWAKTHNGKLPSTRDEKRVFKDLIKAKKTALDEDNYKEAMEASFKVFTPQGISPSLQQIINDTCAEVNSNSSDFWVMVAALKEFIANEGGGEAPLEGSIPDMTSSTELYVSLQKIYQAKAEADFLVMEKLVKKILKKLGRDPESISKATIKSFCKNARKLKVCRYRKIEEEFSSPVQLELQKYLTDEDYCAAVGFYILLRAVDRFAANYNSFPGQFDGEMDEEISRLKTTAVSLLNDLGCNGSTLTEDLINEMCRYGAAELHSVAAFVGGIASQEVIKLITRQFVPMSGTFIFNGVDHKSQLLLL, encoded by the exons ATGGCGGAACCCAAAACCAAATACGATCGTCAGCTCAG aatttggGGCGAGCAAGGGCAAGAAGCCCTCGAGAAATCAAGCATATGTTTGTTGAACTGTGGGCCCACCGGCTCAGAGACCTTGAAAAATCTAGTTCTTGGTGGAGTTGGAAGCATTACTGTTGTTGATGGCTCGAAAATTGAGCTCGGGGACCTCGGAAATAACTATATGG TGGACGAGTCGAGCGTTGGGCAATCGAAGGCGAAAACGGTTTGTGCCTTTCTGCAGGAGCTGAATGATGCAGTGAAGGCTAAGTTTATTGAAGAGTATCCCGAGAAGTTGATTGAATCCAATCCATCCTTCTTTTCGCAATTTACATTGGTTGTTGCCACGCAG CTCGttgaattttcaatgctaaaatTGGATAGAATCTGCCGTGAAGCCAATGTCTTGTTGATATTTGCACGCTCTTATGGCCTCACGGGTTTTGTTCGTATCAGTGTTAAG GAACATGCAGTGATTGAATCAAAGCCCGATCATTTTCTGGACGACCTCAGGCTAAATAATCCATGGCCTGAGCTTAGGAG ATATGCAGAATCAATTGATTTGGATACAGCCGATCCTGTTGCTCACAAGCACATTCCATATGTTATTATTCTCATTAAGATGACAGAGGAATGGGCAAAAACTCACAATGGAAAACTTCCGTCTACAAGGGATGAGAAAAGAGTATTTAAG GATTTAATCAAGGCCAAGAAGACTGCACTAGATGAAGACAATTACAAAGAAGCAATGGAAGCTTCATTCAAAGTCTTCACTCCTCAAGGAATCA GTCCAAGCCTACAGCAAATAATTAATGATACATGTGCTGAAGTTAATTCCAACTCTTCAGATTTTTGGGTTATGGTGGCAGCTCTAAAG GAATTCATAGCTAACGAAGGAGGCGGAGAGGCACCTCTGGAGGGATCTATCCCAGATATGACATCTTCAACTGA GTTATACGTCTCCCTACAGAAGATCTATCAGGCTAAGGCTGAGGCCGATTTTCTTGTCATGGAAAAGCTCGTCAAGAAAATACTGAAGAAGCTAGGTAGAGATCCAGAAAGCATCTCAAAAGCAACCATAAAAAGCTTCTGCAAAAACGCTAGGAAACTTAAG GTATGCAGATATCGCAAGATTGAGGAGGAGTTCAGTTCGCCGGTTCAATTGGAGCTACAGAAGTATCTTACAGACGAAGACTACTG TGCTGCTGTTGGATTCTACATTCTTCTACGAGCTGTAGATCGTTTTGCTGCAAACTATAATAGCTTTCCGGGGCAGTTTGATGG TGAGATGGACGAAGAGATTTCCAGATTGAAAACAACAGCTGTTTCCCTCCTCAACGACCTGGGCTGCAACGGATCAACCTTGACTGAAGACCTCATCAATGAAATGTGTCGTTACGGGGCTGCAGAGCTTCACTCAGTGGCCGCCTTCGTTGGAGGAATCGCCTCACAGGAGGTGATCAAG CTCATCACCAGACAATTCGTTCCAATGAGTGGGACTTTCATCTTCAACGGCGTGGATCACAAATCACAGCTGCTGTTACTTTGA
- the LOC121756958 gene encoding NEDD8-activating enzyme E1 regulatory subunit AXR1-like isoform X1 encodes MAEPKTKYDRQLRIWGEQGQEALEKSSICLLNCGPTGSETLKNLVLGGVGSITVVDGSKIELGDLGNNYMVDESSVGQSKAKTVCAFLQELNDAVKAKFIEEYPEKLIESNPSFFSQFTLVVATQLVEFSMLKLDRICREANVLLIFARSYGLTGFVRISVKEHAVIESKPDHFLDDLRLNNPWPELRRYAESIDLDTADPVAHKHIPYVIILIKMTEEWAKTHNGKLPSTRDEKRVFKDLIKAKKTALDEDNYKEAMEASFKVFTPQGISPSLQQIINDTCAEVNSNSSDFWVMVAALKEFIANEGGGEAPLEGSIPDMTSSTELYVSLQKIYQAKAEADFLVMEKLVKKILKKLGRDPESISKATIKSFCKNARKLKVCRYRKIEEEFSSPVQLELQKYLTDEDYCTPNSRCSAAVGFYILLRAVDRFAANYNSFPGQFDGEMDEEISRLKTTAVSLLNDLGCNGSTLTEDLINEMCRYGAAELHSVAAFVGGIASQEVIKLITRQFVPMSGTFIFNGVDHKSQLLLL; translated from the exons ATGGCGGAACCCAAAACCAAATACGATCGTCAGCTCAG aatttggGGCGAGCAAGGGCAAGAAGCCCTCGAGAAATCAAGCATATGTTTGTTGAACTGTGGGCCCACCGGCTCAGAGACCTTGAAAAATCTAGTTCTTGGTGGAGTTGGAAGCATTACTGTTGTTGATGGCTCGAAAATTGAGCTCGGGGACCTCGGAAATAACTATATGG TGGACGAGTCGAGCGTTGGGCAATCGAAGGCGAAAACGGTTTGTGCCTTTCTGCAGGAGCTGAATGATGCAGTGAAGGCTAAGTTTATTGAAGAGTATCCCGAGAAGTTGATTGAATCCAATCCATCCTTCTTTTCGCAATTTACATTGGTTGTTGCCACGCAG CTCGttgaattttcaatgctaaaatTGGATAGAATCTGCCGTGAAGCCAATGTCTTGTTGATATTTGCACGCTCTTATGGCCTCACGGGTTTTGTTCGTATCAGTGTTAAG GAACATGCAGTGATTGAATCAAAGCCCGATCATTTTCTGGACGACCTCAGGCTAAATAATCCATGGCCTGAGCTTAGGAG ATATGCAGAATCAATTGATTTGGATACAGCCGATCCTGTTGCTCACAAGCACATTCCATATGTTATTATTCTCATTAAGATGACAGAGGAATGGGCAAAAACTCACAATGGAAAACTTCCGTCTACAAGGGATGAGAAAAGAGTATTTAAG GATTTAATCAAGGCCAAGAAGACTGCACTAGATGAAGACAATTACAAAGAAGCAATGGAAGCTTCATTCAAAGTCTTCACTCCTCAAGGAATCA GTCCAAGCCTACAGCAAATAATTAATGATACATGTGCTGAAGTTAATTCCAACTCTTCAGATTTTTGGGTTATGGTGGCAGCTCTAAAG GAATTCATAGCTAACGAAGGAGGCGGAGAGGCACCTCTGGAGGGATCTATCCCAGATATGACATCTTCAACTGA GTTATACGTCTCCCTACAGAAGATCTATCAGGCTAAGGCTGAGGCCGATTTTCTTGTCATGGAAAAGCTCGTCAAGAAAATACTGAAGAAGCTAGGTAGAGATCCAGAAAGCATCTCAAAAGCAACCATAAAAAGCTTCTGCAAAAACGCTAGGAAACTTAAG GTATGCAGATATCGCAAGATTGAGGAGGAGTTCAGTTCGCCGGTTCAATTGGAGCTACAGAAGTATCTTACAGACGAAGACTACTG CACTCCAAACTCACGCTGCAGTGCTGCTGTTGGATTCTACATTCTTCTACGAGCTGTAGATCGTTTTGCTGCAAACTATAATAGCTTTCCGGGGCAGTTTGATGG TGAGATGGACGAAGAGATTTCCAGATTGAAAACAACAGCTGTTTCCCTCCTCAACGACCTGGGCTGCAACGGATCAACCTTGACTGAAGACCTCATCAATGAAATGTGTCGTTACGGGGCTGCAGAGCTTCACTCAGTGGCCGCCTTCGTTGGAGGAATCGCCTCACAGGAGGTGATCAAG CTCATCACCAGACAATTCGTTCCAATGAGTGGGACTTTCATCTTCAACGGCGTGGATCACAAATCACAGCTGCTGTTACTTTGA